A region of Mycobacteriales bacterium DNA encodes the following proteins:
- a CDS encoding GNAT family N-acetyltransferase — MADVSVRPARPEDAERVARVQLSTWRTAYGDLLPAEALDVPEVQAAALWLGAVESPPSPRHRLLVAMERDELVGFAASGPDPELDGTTVELMTLLVEPRWGRRGHGSRLVAASVEHWRGDSFTRAVAWAWERDPATRSFLASSGWEPDGMVRGLDTGPRVQRQLRFHTDLREE, encoded by the coding sequence GTGGCCGACGTCAGCGTGCGCCCCGCCCGACCCGAGGACGCCGAGCGGGTCGCGCGGGTCCAGCTCAGCACCTGGCGCACCGCGTACGGCGACCTGCTGCCGGCCGAGGCGCTCGACGTGCCCGAGGTGCAGGCGGCGGCCCTGTGGCTCGGTGCGGTGGAGTCGCCGCCCTCGCCCCGCCACCGGCTGCTGGTGGCCATGGAGCGCGACGAGCTGGTCGGCTTCGCGGCCAGTGGGCCTGATCCAGAGCTGGATGGCACGACCGTCGAGCTGATGACGCTGCTGGTCGAGCCGCGCTGGGGCCGGCGCGGGCACGGCTCGCGGCTGGTCGCGGCCAGCGTCGAGCACTGGCGCGGCGACAGTTTCACCCGCGCGGTCGCCTGGGCGTGGGAGCGCGACCCCGCGACGCGCTCGTTCCTGGCCAGCTCCGGCTGGGAGCCGGACGGCATGGTCCGCGGGCTGGACACCGGGCCGCGCGTGCAGCGCCAGCTGCGCTTCCACACCGACCTGCGGGAGGAGTGA
- a CDS encoding NADP-dependent succinic semialdehyde dehydrogenase — protein sequence MAIATINPTTGKTLQTFAPLTDAELEDRLARAAAAFAAYRRTSYDQRAGWMRNAADVLDTDADALAELMTTEMGKTVKAAKAEIGKCAAACRYYADSAARMLADAPVDPETVKATRAYVRWQPLGPVLAVMPWNFPMWQAMRFAAPALMAGNVGLLKHASNVPQTALWMEQLFRRAGFPDDVFQTLLIGSDKVEQVIRDERVVAATLTGSTPAGRSVASISGDALKPTVLELGGSDPFVVMPSADLEKAAEVAATARCQNNGQSCIAAKRFIVHAEVAERFQELFAQALSKLVVGDPMDDGTDVGPLATEQGRADVVELVEDAVSKGATVALGGDVPDRPGWFYPPTLLTGVRPDMRMFREEVFGPVAQLHVVGGIDEALELANDTEFGLGSNAWTNDAQEQERFARDLEAGMVFINGMTASYPQLPFGGVKASGFGRELSDLGIREFCNAKTVWVGESSSVDTGSARPE from the coding sequence ATGGCGATCGCGACCATCAACCCCACGACCGGCAAGACGCTGCAGACGTTCGCGCCGCTGACGGACGCCGAGCTCGAGGACCGGCTGGCCCGCGCCGCTGCTGCCTTCGCCGCCTACCGCCGCACGTCGTACGACCAGCGCGCCGGCTGGATGCGCAACGCCGCCGATGTGCTGGACACCGACGCCGACGCGCTGGCCGAGCTGATGACGACCGAGATGGGCAAGACCGTCAAGGCCGCCAAGGCCGAGATCGGCAAGTGCGCGGCCGCCTGTCGGTACTACGCCGACTCCGCCGCCCGGATGCTCGCCGACGCGCCGGTCGACCCGGAGACGGTCAAGGCGACACGGGCGTACGTCCGGTGGCAGCCGCTCGGTCCGGTCCTCGCGGTGATGCCCTGGAACTTCCCGATGTGGCAGGCGATGCGCTTCGCGGCCCCGGCGCTGATGGCCGGCAACGTCGGGCTGCTCAAGCATGCCAGCAACGTCCCGCAGACTGCGCTGTGGATGGAGCAGCTGTTCCGGCGGGCGGGCTTTCCCGACGACGTCTTCCAGACGCTGCTCATCGGCAGCGACAAGGTCGAGCAGGTGATCCGGGACGAGCGGGTGGTGGCGGCCACCCTCACCGGCAGCACCCCCGCCGGTCGCTCGGTGGCGAGCATCTCCGGCGACGCGCTGAAGCCGACGGTGCTCGAGCTCGGCGGCAGCGACCCGTTCGTCGTCATGCCGTCGGCCGACCTGGAGAAGGCGGCTGAGGTGGCCGCCACCGCGCGCTGCCAGAACAACGGGCAGAGCTGCATCGCGGCCAAGCGCTTCATCGTGCATGCCGAGGTCGCGGAGCGCTTCCAGGAGCTGTTCGCCCAGGCGCTGTCGAAGCTGGTCGTCGGCGACCCGATGGACGACGGCACCGACGTCGGCCCGCTCGCGACCGAGCAGGGCCGCGCCGACGTGGTCGAGCTGGTGGAGGACGCCGTGAGCAAGGGCGCGACCGTCGCTCTCGGCGGCGACGTCCCGGACCGGCCCGGCTGGTTCTATCCCCCGACGCTGCTGACCGGCGTCAGGCCGGACATGCGGATGTTCCGCGAGGAGGTCTTCGGGCCGGTCGCCCAGCTGCATGTCGTCGGCGGGATCGACGAGGCGCTGGAGCTGGCCAACGACACCGAGTTCGGGCTGGGCAGCAACGCCTGGACCAACGACGCGCAGGAGCAGGAGCGGTTCGCCCGCGACCTGGAGGCCGGCATGGTGTTCATCAACGGGATGACCGCCTCCTACCCGCAGCTGCCGTTCGGCGGCGTCAAGGCCTCCGGCTTCGGCCGGGAGCTGTCCGACCTCGGGATCCGCGAGTTCTGCAACGCCAAGACGGTCTGGGTGGGCGAGTCGTCCTCCGTCGACACCGGCAGCGCCCGGCCCGAGTAG
- a CDS encoding crosslink repair DNA glycosylase YcaQ family protein encodes MPPAASLSLLTARRIALAAQGFADPRPAGGVDRRHLRRVVGRTGLLQIDSVNVFERAHHLPLFSRLGPYDRELLARAAYVHRDLFEYWGHEASLLPVDTHRLLRWRMERAAAGEEGWGRTVRILRERPDFVAHVLQRIVEEGPATAGELHEGERPTGPWWDWSLTKVALEHLFWAGRVTTSTRRGFERVYDVPERVLPPRVLAAPTPPREEAQRELVRIAARAHGVATGRDLRDYFRLRVDEAAAAVRSLVEAGELLAVQVEGWRGPAYLWPGSRVPRRVRASALLSPFDPLVWERSRTSRLFGFDYRIEIYVPAPKRVHGYYVLPFLHDEALRARVDLKSDRRAGVLRVLASWLEPGSDAADTAEALAAELREAACWQGLTDVVVEPLGDLAPALAAACR; translated from the coding sequence GTGCCGCCCGCTGCGTCGTTGTCGCTGCTCACCGCGCGGCGCATCGCGCTGGCGGCGCAGGGCTTCGCCGACCCGCGCCCGGCCGGAGGCGTCGACCGCCGGCACCTCAGGCGCGTCGTCGGCCGCACCGGGCTGCTGCAGATCGACAGCGTCAACGTCTTCGAGCGGGCCCACCACCTGCCACTGTTCAGCCGGCTCGGCCCGTACGACCGCGAGCTGCTGGCGCGCGCGGCGTACGTCCACCGCGACCTGTTCGAGTACTGGGGGCACGAGGCGTCGCTGCTGCCGGTGGACACCCATCGGCTGCTGCGCTGGCGGATGGAGCGCGCCGCCGCCGGGGAGGAGGGCTGGGGCCGCACGGTGCGGATCCTGCGGGAGCGGCCGGACTTCGTCGCGCACGTGCTCCAGCGCATCGTCGAGGAGGGGCCCGCGACCGCCGGCGAGCTGCACGAGGGCGAGCGCCCGACCGGCCCTTGGTGGGACTGGTCGTTGACGAAAGTTGCCCTGGAGCATTTGTTCTGGGCCGGCCGGGTCACGACGTCGACCCGGCGCGGGTTCGAGCGGGTCTACGACGTGCCGGAGCGGGTGCTGCCGCCGCGGGTGCTGGCCGCGCCCACGCCGCCGCGGGAGGAGGCGCAGCGCGAGCTGGTACGGATCGCCGCCCGGGCGCACGGCGTCGCGACCGGGCGCGACCTGCGCGACTACTTCCGGCTCCGGGTCGACGAGGCCGCGGCGGCGGTGCGCTCGCTGGTCGAGGCGGGCGAGCTGCTCGCGGTGCAGGTCGAGGGGTGGCGCGGCCCGGCCTACTTGTGGCCCGGCAGCCGGGTGCCGCGCCGGGTGCGCGCCTCGGCCCTGCTGTCGCCGTTCGACCCGCTGGTCTGGGAGCGCAGCCGCACCTCCCGGCTGTTCGGCTTCGACTACCGGATCGAGATCTACGTGCCCGCGCCGAAGCGGGTGCACGGCTACTACGTCCTGCCGTTCCTGCACGACGAGGCACTGCGCGCGCGGGTCGATCTCAAGTCCGACCGCAGGGCCGGCGTCCTGCGGGTCCTCGCGTCGTGGCTCGAGCCGGGCAGCGATGCCGCGGACACCGCGGAGGCGCTGGCCGCAGAGCTGCGCGAAGCGGCCTGCTGGCAGGGCCTGACGGACGTCGTCGTCGAGCCGCTGGGTGACCTCGCGCCGGCGCTCGCCGCCGCCTGCAGATGA
- a CDS encoding DMT family transporter: protein MPTTARVRRRTSSSTLAAVGLLGVTAAWGSTFFLIKDVVERVPVSDFLAARFALATLAVWLLAPRSVARLTPVQRRSGVLLGLVYGLAQLLQTVGLQTTAASVSGFVTGMYVVFTPLLGAVLLRARIGRIVWVAVALATAGLAALSLQGLAIGSGEALTLASAVLYAAHIVGLGVWSTGNNALGLTVVQLLTITAVCGVTAAPGGIVLPQTGADWSALVFMALLAGALALVVQTWAQAHLAATRAAIIMTMEPVWAALFAVLFGGERLGPRVVVGGALVLGAMYLVELGPRRPGDQDVAEEVGGVTHVGPV, encoded by the coding sequence GTGCCGACGACCGCCCGCGTCCGCCGTCGCACCTCCTCCTCGACGCTGGCCGCCGTCGGCCTGCTGGGGGTGACGGCGGCCTGGGGTTCCACCTTCTTCCTGATCAAGGACGTCGTCGAGCGGGTGCCGGTCAGCGACTTCCTGGCTGCACGCTTCGCGCTGGCCACGCTCGCCGTCTGGTTGCTCGCACCCCGCTCGGTCGCCCGGCTGACCCCGGTCCAGCGCCGCTCCGGCGTGCTGCTCGGCCTGGTCTACGGGCTCGCCCAGCTGCTGCAGACGGTCGGCCTGCAGACGACCGCGGCGTCCGTCTCCGGCTTCGTCACCGGCATGTACGTCGTGTTCACGCCGCTGCTCGGCGCGGTGCTGCTGCGGGCCCGGATCGGGCGCATCGTGTGGGTGGCGGTCGCCCTGGCCACGGCAGGGCTCGCGGCGCTCTCCCTGCAGGGTCTCGCCATCGGGAGCGGAGAGGCGCTGACCCTGGCCTCGGCCGTGCTGTACGCCGCGCACATCGTCGGGCTGGGCGTGTGGAGCACCGGCAACAACGCCCTGGGCCTGACGGTGGTGCAGCTGCTGACCATCACGGCGGTGTGCGGGGTGACCGCCGCTCCCGGCGGGATCGTGCTGCCGCAGACCGGCGCCGACTGGTCCGCGCTGGTCTTCATGGCGCTGCTGGCCGGCGCGCTCGCCCTGGTCGTCCAGACCTGGGCGCAGGCGCACCTGGCCGCGACCCGAGCCGCGATCATCATGACGATGGAGCCGGTGTGGGCGGCGCTGTTCGCCGTGCTGTTCGGCGGCGAGCGGCTCGGCCCGCGGGTGGTCGTCGGTGGCGCGCTCGTCCTCGGCGCGATGTACCTGGTCGAGCTGGGCCCGCGCCGGCCCGGCGACCAGGACGTCGCCGAGGAGGTCGGGGGCGTCACCCACGTCGGTCCCGTCTAG
- the thyX gene encoding FAD-dependent thymidylate synthase, whose product MPELAPLSVQVIGYTHFEPPAGVPWETDVDGGQALAEFAGRACYQSWNKPNPATATNSGYLRHILEVGHLSVLEHGSVTFYLTGISRSLTHELIRHRHFSYSQLSQRYVPERDAAMVEPAVIAEDPELHAMFEEASEQALASYTKLLEGLEKKFADVENLTSRRKQARQAARAVLPNATETRIVVTGNYRAMRHFVAMRASEHADVEIRELAIAMLRELQRVAPNAFADFEITSLPDGTEVASSPLVGEG is encoded by the coding sequence GTGCCCGAGCTCGCCCCGCTGTCGGTCCAGGTCATCGGCTACACCCACTTCGAGCCGCCGGCCGGCGTGCCGTGGGAGACCGACGTCGACGGGGGGCAGGCGCTCGCCGAGTTCGCCGGGCGGGCCTGCTACCAGTCGTGGAACAAACCCAATCCGGCCACGGCGACCAACTCTGGCTACCTGCGGCACATCCTCGAGGTGGGCCACCTGTCGGTGCTCGAGCACGGCAGCGTGACCTTCTACCTCACCGGCATCTCCCGTTCGCTGACGCACGAGCTGATCCGGCACCGGCACTTCAGCTACAGCCAGCTGTCCCAGCGCTACGTCCCCGAGCGGGACGCCGCGATGGTGGAGCCGGCGGTCATCGCGGAGGACCCCGAGCTGCACGCGATGTTCGAGGAGGCCAGCGAGCAGGCCCTCGCGTCGTACACCAAGCTGCTCGAGGGGCTGGAGAAGAAGTTCGCCGACGTCGAGAACCTCACCAGCCGGCGCAAGCAGGCCCGGCAGGCGGCGCGGGCGGTGCTGCCCAACGCCACCGAGACCCGCATCGTGGTGACCGGCAACTACCGGGCGATGCGGCACTTCGTCGCGATGCGGGCGAGCGAACACGCCGACGTGGAGATCCGTGAGCTGGCCATCGCCATGTTGCGCGAGCTGCAGCGGGTGGCACCGAACGCCTTCGCCGACTTCGAGATCACCTCGCTGCCCGACGGCACCGAGGTCGCCTCCAGTCCGCTGGTCGGCGAGGGCTAG
- the dapA gene encoding 4-hydroxy-tetrahydrodipicolinate synthase yields MTLPFAPFGRVLTAMVTPFTADGALDLGGAADLARHLVDAGNEGLVVSGTTGESPTTSDAEKSDLLRAVVDAVGDRAAVLAGVGTADTRHSVELARAAGKAGASGLLLVTPYYNRPPQAGIVAHMQAVAGAGDLPVMLYDIPGRSAMALETSTIVQLAAHPQIVALKDAKLDLEATSWVLRETDLAYYCGHDPWVLPLLAVGAAGVVGTSTHFTAGGTRRLVDAFLAGDVDGARAQHRTLLPAYSGIFRTQGTILVKAGLRRRGLPGGPVRLPLVDATDEQLAALECDFALAGIALTAQAA; encoded by the coding sequence ATGACGCTGCCTTTCGCACCTTTCGGTCGGGTGCTGACGGCCATGGTCACGCCGTTCACGGCGGACGGCGCGCTCGACCTCGGCGGGGCCGCCGACCTGGCCCGCCATCTCGTCGACGCGGGCAACGAGGGGCTCGTCGTGTCCGGGACGACCGGCGAGTCGCCGACGACCAGCGATGCCGAGAAGAGCGATCTGCTGCGGGCGGTCGTCGACGCGGTCGGTGACCGCGCAGCCGTCCTCGCGGGCGTCGGTACCGCCGACACGCGGCACTCCGTCGAGCTGGCCCGGGCGGCCGGGAAGGCCGGTGCCAGCGGCCTGTTGCTCGTCACGCCCTACTACAACAGGCCTCCCCAGGCAGGCATCGTCGCCCACATGCAGGCCGTCGCGGGCGCCGGCGACCTGCCGGTGATGCTGTACGACATTCCCGGTCGCAGTGCCATGGCGCTGGAGACGTCCACGATCGTCCAACTGGCGGCCCATCCGCAGATCGTGGCGCTCAAGGACGCCAAGCTGGACCTCGAGGCCACCTCCTGGGTGCTGCGGGAGACCGACCTGGCCTACTACTGCGGGCATGACCCGTGGGTGCTGCCGCTGCTCGCGGTCGGCGCGGCCGGCGTCGTCGGCACCAGTACGCACTTCACCGCCGGTGGCACGCGCCGGCTGGTCGACGCCTTCCTGGCCGGCGACGTCGACGGCGCCCGGGCTCAGCACAGGACGCTGCTGCCGGCCTACTCCGGCATCTTCCGCACCCAGGGCACGATCCTGGTCAAGGCGGGCCTGCGGCGGCGGGGACTGCCGGGCGGGCCGGTCCGGTTGCCCCTCGTCGATGCGACCGACGAGCAGCTGGCGGCGCTGGAGTGCGACTTCGCCCTCGCCGGCATCGCGCTGACGGCGCAGGCCGCATGA
- a CDS encoding ribonuclease J: MSHPHPELGPPPTMPAGALRVVALGGLGEIGRNMTVFEHAGRLLIVDCGVLFPEVDQPGIDLILPDFSYIRDRLDDVEAVVLTHGHEDHLGAVPYLLRERRDLPILGSRFTLALLAAKLREHRIEPVLRPVAEEQTVTLGPFGLEFFAVNHSIPDGLAVAIRTGAGLVLHTGDFKMDQLPLDGRLTDLGGFARLGREGVDLLLSDSTNAEVPGFVTPEREIGPVVDEVMRTSSGRVIVACFASHVHRVQQVLDAAAAHGRSVAFVGRSMVRNMGVARDLGYLRVPPGLMIDLKDVEHLPASKVVLVSTGSQGEPLSALSRMANRSHHQIRIAAADTVVLASSLIPGNENAVYRVINGLSRWGARVVHKGVAKVHVSGHAPAGELLYLLNATKPSNLMPVHGEWRHLRAHAELARLTGVPEERIVLAEDGVVVDLVDGKASIVGAVPCGYVYVDGLEVGDVGESTLKDRRILGDEGFISVTLAVDSVTGKIAGGPDISARGFTDDRAAFDPVRALIEDELDRSAGEGVADAHEIAQSVRRIVGRWVSDTYRRRPMIVPVVIEV, encoded by the coding sequence ATGAGCCACCCGCACCCCGAGCTCGGGCCTCCGCCGACGATGCCGGCCGGCGCGCTGCGGGTCGTCGCCCTCGGCGGCCTCGGCGAGATCGGCCGCAACATGACCGTCTTCGAGCACGCCGGGCGGTTGCTGATCGTCGACTGCGGTGTGCTGTTCCCCGAGGTGGACCAGCCGGGCATCGACCTGATCCTGCCGGACTTCTCCTACATCCGGGACCGGCTGGACGACGTCGAGGCGGTCGTCCTGACGCACGGGCACGAGGACCACCTCGGCGCGGTGCCCTACCTGTTGCGGGAGCGTCGCGACCTGCCGATCTTGGGCAGCCGCTTCACGCTGGCGCTGCTGGCCGCGAAGCTGCGCGAGCACCGCATCGAGCCGGTGCTGCGGCCGGTTGCCGAGGAGCAGACGGTGACCCTGGGGCCGTTCGGGCTCGAGTTCTTCGCGGTCAACCATTCGATCCCCGACGGGCTCGCCGTCGCGATCCGCACCGGGGCCGGGCTGGTCCTGCACACCGGTGACTTCAAGATGGACCAGCTGCCGCTGGACGGCCGGTTGACCGACCTCGGCGGTTTCGCGCGGCTCGGCCGCGAGGGTGTGGACCTGCTGCTGTCGGACTCGACGAACGCCGAGGTGCCCGGCTTCGTCACCCCCGAACGGGAGATCGGCCCGGTGGTCGACGAGGTGATGCGCACCTCGTCGGGCCGGGTCATCGTGGCCTGCTTCGCCTCGCACGTGCACCGCGTCCAGCAGGTGCTCGACGCCGCCGCCGCGCACGGTCGGTCGGTCGCCTTCGTCGGCCGCTCGATGGTGCGCAACATGGGTGTCGCCCGCGACCTGGGCTACCTGCGGGTACCGCCCGGCCTGATGATCGACCTGAAGGACGTCGAGCACCTGCCGGCGAGCAAGGTCGTGCTGGTCTCCACCGGGTCGCAGGGCGAGCCGCTGTCGGCGCTGTCCCGGATGGCCAACCGCAGCCACCACCAGATCCGGATCGCGGCCGCCGACACCGTCGTGCTCGCCTCGTCGCTGATCCCCGGCAACGAGAACGCCGTCTACCGGGTCATCAACGGGCTGTCCCGCTGGGGCGCCCGCGTGGTGCACAAGGGCGTGGCCAAGGTGCACGTCTCCGGGCACGCCCCCGCCGGCGAGCTGCTCTACCTGCTGAACGCCACCAAGCCCAGCAACCTCATGCCGGTGCACGGTGAGTGGCGTCACCTGCGGGCGCACGCCGAGCTGGCCCGGCTGACGGGCGTCCCCGAGGAGCGCATCGTGCTGGCCGAGGACGGGGTCGTGGTCGACCTCGTGGACGGCAAGGCCTCCATCGTGGGCGCCGTGCCGTGCGGCTACGTCTACGTCGACGGTCTCGAGGTCGGCGACGTCGGCGAGAGCACGCTCAAGGACCGCCGCATCCTCGGCGACGAGGGCTTCATCTCGGTGACGCTCGCGGTCGACAGCGTCACCGGCAAGATCGCCGGCGGTCCGGACATCTCCGCGCGCGGCTTCACCGACGACCGGGCGGCCTTCGATCCGGTGCGCGCGCTGATCGAGGACGAGCTGGACCGCTCCGCCGGCGAGGGCGTGGCCGACGCGCACGAGATCGCGCAGAGCGTCCGCCGGATCGTCGGCCGCTGGGTCAGCGACACCTACCGGCGGCGCCCGATGATCGTCCCGGTCGTCATCGAGGTCTGA
- a CDS encoding DNA translocase FtsK, translated as MASRSSTQTRPRTGSRPAARKAPGRAAPARKPAQQRRPPARRGPGLVARTAYGIGLLVRAAFRLVVGLFTLSAHAVGGVSRAAGTGAREIDPAHRRDGLGLLLLAGALVAAGGAWWHAGGAGESVDELLTVFLGKGALLLPVLLALGAWRVLRHPQSRGGRGRLAIGWAALALGALGILHVVRDGAPGDEKGGLVGFLLGDPLQQGLTGWLAVPLLTLLSLFGLLVVTATPLHQVPEGLKALRDTLLRRSPAQDPAAAEPSPPLEPLRRRGPRRRVGSLAEQGNPEDASPVVVEPVALAPDPEPAPEAAPGPRPFAPLPTTAEQLQLAPLEGGYQLPPPDILAAGTPPKKRSAVNDEVIAALTGVLEDFQVDARVTGFSRGPTVTRYEVELGPAVKVERIIQLSRNIAYAVKSPDVRILSPIPGKSAVGIEIPNTDRENVSLGDILRSNVATSDHHPMLVALGKDIEGGYVCANIAKTPHILIAGATGAGKSVCINSLLVSVLTRATPDEVRMVLVDPKRVELTAYEGIPHLITPIITNPKKAAEALQWVVREMDMRYDDLAASGFRHVDDFNRAVRAGELVAPPGSERVYQPYPYLMVIIDELADLMMVAPRDVEDSIVRITQLARAAGIHLVIATQRPSVDVVTGLIKANVPSRLAFATSSGTDSKVILDQPGAEKLIGKGDSLFLPMGASKPMRIQGALVTDAEVAAVVRHCKEQRQPAFREDVVATPESRREVDEEIGDDLDVLCQAVELVVTTQFGSTSMLQRKLRVGFAKAGRLMDLMESRGIVGPSEGSKARDVLIRPDELDSVLVVLRGGDPVEV; from the coding sequence ATGGCCAGCCGCTCGTCCACGCAGACCCGCCCGCGCACCGGGAGCAGGCCGGCGGCGCGCAAGGCGCCCGGCCGCGCGGCGCCGGCCCGCAAGCCCGCGCAGCAGCGCCGGCCGCCGGCCAGGCGCGGCCCGGGGCTGGTCGCGCGCACCGCGTACGGCATCGGCCTGCTGGTCCGCGCTGCCTTCCGGCTCGTCGTCGGCCTGTTCACGCTGAGCGCACACGCCGTCGGCGGCGTCAGCCGCGCCGCCGGCACCGGCGCCCGCGAGATCGACCCGGCGCACCGGCGCGACGGGCTCGGCCTGCTGCTGCTGGCCGGCGCACTGGTCGCCGCGGGTGGCGCCTGGTGGCACGCCGGGGGTGCCGGGGAGAGCGTCGACGAGCTGCTCACCGTGTTCCTCGGCAAGGGTGCGCTGCTGCTGCCCGTGCTGCTCGCGCTCGGCGCCTGGCGGGTTCTGCGGCACCCGCAGAGCCGGGGCGGGCGGGGCCGGCTGGCCATCGGCTGGGCCGCCCTGGCGCTCGGCGCCCTCGGCATCCTGCACGTCGTCCGGGACGGCGCCCCCGGTGACGAGAAGGGCGGCCTGGTCGGCTTCCTGCTGGGCGATCCGTTGCAGCAGGGCCTCACCGGCTGGCTCGCGGTGCCCCTGCTCACGTTGCTCTCCCTCTTCGGGCTGCTCGTCGTGACGGCCACGCCGCTGCACCAGGTTCCCGAGGGGCTGAAGGCGCTTCGGGACACCCTCCTGCGCCGCAGCCCGGCGCAGGATCCGGCCGCAGCAGAGCCGTCCCCGCCGCTGGAGCCGCTGCGCCGCAGAGGACCGCGCCGCCGGGTCGGCTCGCTGGCCGAGCAGGGCAACCCCGAGGACGCCTCGCCCGTCGTCGTCGAGCCGGTGGCGCTCGCGCCTGATCCCGAGCCGGCTCCGGAGGCCGCCCCTGGTCCGCGGCCGTTCGCCCCGCTGCCCACGACCGCCGAGCAGCTGCAGCTGGCCCCCCTCGAGGGCGGCTACCAGCTGCCGCCGCCGGACATCCTGGCCGCCGGGACGCCGCCGAAGAAGCGCAGCGCGGTCAACGACGAGGTCATCGCCGCCCTCACCGGTGTGCTCGAGGACTTCCAGGTCGACGCGCGGGTCACCGGCTTCAGCCGCGGCCCCACCGTCACCCGCTACGAGGTCGAGCTGGGCCCGGCGGTCAAGGTCGAGCGGATCATCCAGCTGTCCCGCAACATCGCCTACGCCGTGAAGTCCCCGGACGTGCGGATCCTGTCGCCGATCCCGGGCAAGAGCGCGGTCGGCATCGAGATCCCCAACACAGACCGGGAGAACGTCAGCCTCGGCGACATCCTGCGCAGCAACGTCGCCACCAGCGACCACCATCCGATGCTCGTCGCGCTCGGCAAGGACATCGAGGGCGGTTACGTCTGCGCCAACATCGCCAAGACCCCGCACATCCTCATCGCCGGTGCGACCGGCGCCGGCAAGTCGGTCTGCATCAACTCGCTGCTCGTCAGCGTGCTGACCCGCGCCACCCCCGACGAGGTCCGCATGGTGCTGGTCGACCCCAAGCGGGTCGAGCTGACGGCGTACGAAGGAATCCCGCACCTCATCACGCCGATCATCACCAACCCCAAGAAGGCAGCGGAGGCGCTGCAGTGGGTCGTGCGCGAGATGGACATGCGCTACGACGATCTGGCCGCCTCCGGCTTCCGGCACGTCGACGACTTCAACCGGGCCGTACGCGCAGGTGAGCTCGTGGCGCCGCCGGGCAGCGAGCGGGTCTACCAGCCGTACCCCTACCTCATGGTGATCATCGACGAGCTGGCCGACCTGATGATGGTGGCGCCGCGCGACGTCGAGGACTCGATCGTGCGCATCACCCAGCTGGCCCGCGCCGCCGGCATCCACCTGGTCATCGCCACCCAGCGGCCCAGCGTCGACGTCGTCACCGGCCTGATCAAGGCCAACGTCCCCTCGCGGCTGGCCTTCGCGACCTCCAGCGGCACCGACTCCAAGGTCATCCTCGACCAGCCCGGTGCGGAGAAGCTGATCGGCAAGGGCGACAGCCTGTTCCTGCCGATGGGCGCCAGCAAGCCGATGCGGATCCAGGGGGCGCTGGTCACCGACGCCGAGGTCGCGGCGGTCGTGCGGCACTGCAAGGAGCAGCGCCAGCCGGCCTTCCGCGAGGACGTCGTCGCGACCCCCGAGAGCAGGCGCGAGGTCGACGAGGAGATCGGCGACGACCTCGACGTGCTCTGCCAGGCGGTGGAGCTGGTGGTCACCACGCAGTTCGGCTCCACCTCGATGCTGCAGCGCAAGCTGCGGGTCGGCTTCGCCAAGGCGGGGCGGCTGATGGACCTGATGGAGAGCCGCGGCATCGTCGGGCCGTCCGAGGGCAGCAAGGCGCGCGACGTGCTGATCCGTCCGGACGAGCTGGACAGCGTGCTCGTCGTGCTGCGCGGCGGCGACCCGGTCGAGGTCTGA